A single window of Onychomys torridus chromosome 8, mOncTor1.1, whole genome shotgun sequence DNA harbors:
- the Slc25a11 gene encoding mitochondrial 2-oxoglutarate/malate carrier protein, translated as MAATASPGAGRMDGKPRTSPKSVKFLFGGLAGMGATVFVQPLDLVKNRMQLSGEGAKTREYKTSFHALTSILKAEGLKGIYTGLSAGLLRQATYTTTRLGIYTVLFERLTGADGTPPGFLLKALIGMTAGATGAFVGTPAEVALIRMTADGRLPADQRRGYKNVFNALIRIAREEGVPTLWRGCIPTMARAVVVNAAQLASYSQSKQFLLDSGYFSDNILCHFCASMISGLVTTAASMPVDIVKTRIQNMRMIDGKPEYKNGLDVLMKVVRYEGFFSLWKGFTPYYARLGPHTVLTFIFLEQMNKAYKRLFLSG; from the exons ATGGCGGCGACGGCGAGTCCCGGGGCTGGCCGGATGGACGGGAAGCCCCGTACCTCCCCTAAGTCGGTCAAGTTCCTGTTTGGGGGCCTGGCTGG GATGGGTGCTACCGTTTTTGTGCAACCTCTGGACTTGGTGAAGAACCGGATGCAGTTGAGTGGTGAAGGGGCCAAGACTCGGGAGTACAAAACCAGTTTCCATGCCCTCACCAGCATCCTGAAGGCAGAAGGACTAAAGGGCATTTATACTGG GCTGTCCGCTGGCCTACTGCGCCAGGCCACCTACACCACTACTCGGCTTGGCATCTATACTGTGTTGTTTGAGCGCTTGACTGGGGCTGATGGGACACCCCCTGGCTTCCTGCTGAAAGCCCTGATTGGCATGACAGCAGGTGCAACTGGTGCATTTGTGGGGACACCCGCCGAGGTGGCTCTCATCAGGATGACTGCTGATGGCCG GCTTCCAGCCGACCAGCGCCGTGGCTACAAAAATGTGTTTAATGCCCTAATTCGAATTGCCAGGGAAGAGGGAGTCCCCACACTGTGGCGG GGCTGCATCCCTACCATGGCTCGGGCTGTTGTCGTCAATGCTGCCCAGCTTGCCTCCTATTCTCAATCCAAGCAGTTCTTGCTGGACTCAG GCTATTTCTCTGACAATATCCTGTGCCACTTCTGTGCCAGCATGATCAGTGGCCTGGTCACCACTGCCGCTTCCATGCCTGTGGACATTGTCAAAACTAG gaTCCAGAACATGCGAATGATTGATGGGAAGCCAGAGTACAAGAACGGGCTG GATGTGCTGATGAAAGTCGTCCGTTATGAGGGTTTCTTCAGCCTGTGGAAGGGCTTCACGCCGTACTATGCCCGACTGGGCCCCCACACTGTCCTCACCTTCATCTTCTTGGAACAGATGAACAAGGCCTACAAGCGTCTCTTCCTCAGTGGCTGA
- the LOC118589939 gene encoding platelet glycoprotein Ib alpha chain-like: protein MALLILLFLLPSPLHSHPTCDLSKATSLLEVNCENQGLTALPTDLPADTGILHMGKNKLGNFSTASLVHFTHLTQLDLEECELTSLQTDEKLSKLDNLKLSHNNLRSLPSLGRALPALTILDLSFNQLESLSPGVLEGLSQLQELYLQNNNLRSLSPGLFMFTTKLNKLNLANNKLRELPPGLLYGLEVLDTLYLQGNWLRTIPKGFFGTLLLPFVFLHGNTWYCDCDILYFRHWLQQNSNNVYLWKEGVDVKAMTPNVASVRCANLGSAPVYSYPGKGCPTTGDRDIDYDDYENFSDVPATRAEVKFSTNIKAHTTHGGLLLQSSASPDSQIPSSPPTHKPTKKQYTSTHIQIPGFTTLPHTMKSNVHSYILKSITIPIITPITLEPTSTLTSSEPSTTPMLSTSTLTIPEPTTSTLATLVASTNPVPTTSTLATLEASTNPVPTTSTLATLEASTNPVPTTSTLATLEASTNPVPTTSTLATLEASTNPVPTTSTLATPKPSSTPIPTTSTLTTPEPSSTPEPPTSTLTTPEPITILTTPVSTITPVFTNTWLSTPSETISELSFTTEFTLLLESITRTPELNSFLTVQEMAQGNSDTFKSDPVFNSEFCCLLPLGFYILGLLWLLYASVVLILLLLWIWHVEPHTVDLGLSAALATSTHTTSLEVQKGRQVTVPRAWLLFLQGSLPTFRSSLFLWVRPNGRVGPVVAGRRPSALSQGRGQDLLGTVGVRYTGHSL from the exons ATGGCTCTCCTCAtcctgctgttcctgctgccaagccCCTTACATTCCCATCCCACTTGTGATCTCTCCAAAGCCACCAGCTTGCTGGAAGTCAACTGTGAGAACCAGGGGCTCACAGCATTGCCTACAGATCTACCAGCAGACACAGGCATCCTCCACATGGGCAAGAACAAACTGGGTAACTTCTCCACAGCATCCCTGGTGCATTTCACTCACCTCACTCAGCTGGACCTGGAGGAATGTGAGCTGACCAGCCTGCAGACTGATGAGAAACTGTCCAAGCTGGATAACCTGAAGTTATCCCACAATAATCTGCGAAGTCTGCCCTCCCTAGGCCGGGCACTGCCTGCACTCACTATCCTTGACCTCTCCTTCAACCAGTTGGAATCACTGTCTCCTGGTGTCCTGGAAGGTCTAAGCCAACTCCAGGAGCTCTACCTGCAGAACAATAATCTGAGGAGTCTGTCCCCTGGACTCTTCATGTTCACCACCAAACTGAACAAACTCAATCTGGCCAACAACAAACTGCGTGAGCTACCCCCTGGGCTCCTATATGGGCTGGAAGTTCTTGACACCCTCTACCTTCAAGGGAACTGGCTTCGTACCATCCCAAAGGGCTTCTTTGGGACCCTCctcttgccttttgtttttctccatggcAACACCTGGTATTGTGATTGTGATATCCTCTACTTCCGCCACTGGCTCCAGCAAAATTCCAACAATGTCTACTTATGGAAGGAGGGTGTGGATGTCAAGGCCATGACCCCTAATGTGGCCAGTGTACGATGTGCCAATTTGGGCTCCGCACCTGTCTACTCCTACCCAGGGAAGGGCTGCCCTACCACTGGTGATAGGGATATAGATTATGATGACTATGAAAATTTCTCTGATGTACCTGCTACAAGGGCTGAGGTCAAGTTCTCTACTAACATCAAAGCCCATACTACCCACGGGGGTCTACTCTTACAGTCTTCTGCTTCTCCAGACAGCCAAATTCCTTCTAGTCCTCCAACCCACAAACCCACTAAGAAACAGTACACATCCACCCACATACAGATCCCTGGTTTCACCACACTTCCACACACCATGAAATCCAATGTACACTCCTATATTCTAAAATCCATAACTATACCCATCATTACCCCAATCACCCTAGAGCCTACCTCTACCCTTACTAGCTCAGAGCCCAGCACCACACCAATGCTTTCCACCTCCACTCTGACTATTCCAGAGCCCACCACTTCCACCCTGGCTACCCTAGTAGCCAGCACCAACCCAGTGCCCACCACTTCCACCCTGGCTACCCTAGAAGCCAGCACCAACCCAGTGCCCACCACTTCCACCCTGGCTACCCTAGAAGCCAGCACCAACCCAGTGCCCACCACTTCCACCCTGGCTACCCTAGAAGCCAGCACCAACCCAGTGCCCACCACTTCCACCCTGGCTACCCTAGAAGCCAGCACCAACCCAGTGCCCACCACTTCCACCCTGGCTACTCCAAAGCCCAGCAGCACACCAATTCCTACCACCTCCACCCTAACTACACCAGAGCCCAGCAGCACTCCAgagccccccacctccaccctaacTACCCC AGAGCCCATCACCATCCTAACCACTCCAGTGTCCACCATCACCCCAGTGTTCACGAACACCTGGTTGTCTACCCCAAGTGAGACCATTTCAGAACTAAGTTTTACCACAGAATTCACTTTACTCTTAGAATCCATCACAAGGACCCCAGAGTTGAACAGCTTCCTAACTGTccaagagatggctcaagggaaCTCTGACACTTTCAAAAGCGATCCTGTTTTCAACTCTGAGTTCTGTTGCCTCCTCCCCCTGGGCTTCTATATTCTGGgtctcctctggctcctatatgCCTCTGTGGTACTCATCTTGTTGCTGCTCTGGATCTGGCATGTAGAACCACACACTGTGGACCTGGGCCTCTCTGCTGCCTTggccacaagcacacacaccacaagtcTGGAGGTGCAGAAGGGAAGGCAAGTAACTGTGCCCCgggcctggctgctcttccttcaAGGGTCACTCCCTACTTTCCGTTCCAGCCTTTTCCTATGGGTAAGGCCTAATGGGCGTGTTGGGCCTGTGGTAGCAGGACGAAGGCCCTCAGCTCTGAGCCAGGGTCGTGGTCAGGACCTATTGGGAACAGTGGGTGTCAGGTACACAGGCCACAGTCTGTGA